gcaaggtagcccaatcctttttattgcaaagtacaggcCGGAACAAGTCCttatagtcactttcatcatgttcatttgattcgcgttcattactttgataatttgatatgtgggtggaccggtgcgtgggtgttgttcttacttgaacaaacctcccacttatgattaacccctctcgcaagcatccgcaactaccaaagaataattaagataaatctaaccatagcattaaacatgtggatccaaatcagtcctttacgaaatagcgcataaactaaggtttaagcttctgtcactctagcaacccatcatctacttactactccacaatgcattcccttaggcccataaatggtgaagtgtcatgtattcgacgtccACCTAACCCCACTAAGAgaatcaacaacatacatatcatcaaatcgaacgaataccaaattcacatgattacttgtgacaagacttttcccatgtcctcaaaaacaaaagtaactactcacaaatcatcatcatgctcatgatcagagaggtattaaatagcatattgtatttgaacatataatcctccaccaagtaaaccaactagcatcaactacaagatgtaatcaacactactagcaacccacaagtactaatctgaggttttgatacaaagattgaatacaagagatgaactagggtttgagatgagatggtgcaattgaagatgatgaagaagattggtcctcccacgatgagagggtagttggtgatgacgaaggcttcgatttccccctcccggagggaagtgtccctggcagaatctCTCCGCCGGAGAGCACTAGTGCTCCTACTCaggttccgcttcgtggcggcgACGCATCCTCCCGAAAGTGATCCTTCCatttttttttctagggtaaaagtccTTATATACCAATAGATGGGGCCAAAAGTGGGCCAGGGGCTCCACAcagcaccagggcgcgcctagggggtggcacACCCTGGTGTCGTGTTGGAACTTGGTGCCTCCCCTCTTGTATaattttcttccagtattttttatatatttcaaaataatcctccgtgaaattttagctcatttggagatgtgcagaataggtatctctggtaTAGCTTTTTCAGGCCCCGAATTCCAGCTGCTGACATTCTCCTTCTTTGTGTAAATCTTgcatattaagagagaaaaggcattaaaatTACTCCATAAAGTGTTATATTGACTAAAAACACTAtagataacagtaggaaaacatgatgcaaaatggacgtatcagagcccCACACCACCGCCTTGCTCTATCGTGAATCTGGTCCCTCTCCTGCAACCGCCGCCGGATCTGGTCTGCCGCTGCCCATCCGCATCATTGGCGACCCATGTTGTCTCTGGATCGAAACATTGCCGACATCGACAGCACGCATGGGATcgagattttttttttgtttttgaaatttaTAGTAGTAGCACGGGCATCCACGCTACTACTACCAGTTAGCTATAGCAAGCTAGtaatagcgcgggcacccgcgctagtACTTGCTatttaacccgcgctactagtaggctTCTCACTAGTAGTGCATAGCGGTTATAGCACAGaatataaacataattatgaacatggagataaATAATGACCCTTATATTATTGCCACAAGGACATATCTCCAACAGTcgggggccaatcaaatcccgcTTGAACGAAATATTCGGTGGGGATGAACTAAGTAGTTGCACAATAGTATTATTCTTAGCGCGGGCGGTGTTGTATAAGGCTGGATATTGTTTTTGGATATTGGCATTGCATAGCCAGATGTGTTCTCAGAAGTGAATCTCCAACTCGTcctttatcgcgaaagacccaaagggaaagagatgtttctttgccACCATAGGCTAGCCCAAAAGTGTGAGTCATCAGGTTTGCAAAATGCCTGAGACACCGCCTTTTGGCCTATATACTTGTTGCGCAACATGGTTTGCCAAACACTATCCTCAGTaagaagtttgaacaaccatttactaagcAGATTCTTAACCTGCaggtcatgaattccaaggccGCCATGGTCTTTCGGCCTATAAGCCATGCTCCATTTGGCCAgtctgtattttttttcttttcatcgTCTCCTTGTTAAAAAAAATTGGACCTAAAATAGTACAATCTTTGTAGGACCCCTTTTGGGCGTTGGAAGAAAGAAATTATATAGAAAGccatatttgtgaggacagagTTAATAAAAACCAGTAGTCCTCCAACTGAGAGCATCTTAGCCTTTCCAACAACTCAATTGGTTCTCTAGATGCTCCTCTACACGCTTCCACTCTGCAATGGTGAGGCATCGACAATGAATCGACATTCCCGGTTATTTAATCGGGAATTGAACATGTAAGCAGCCAATAGGTCAGCATAATCGGCGGCCGCCTCAGCGGCTTCttcaaagcagaacaattcgcttttaTGGAAGTTTATTTTAAGACCCGACATTTGCTCAAACGGAGTTTCAAGTTTCGAGCCTTATCGAGATCATGTTTCATGAAAAGAATTGTGTCATCGGCATAGTGCAAAATAGAGAGGTCACCATCTACAAGGTGTGGGACTACTCCTGCAATCTGGTCGTCCTGTCTAGCACGCTCAATCAGAATACAACAATGTTAAATAATATTGAGGACATGAGGTCACCCTGCCAtagtcttttttcttttttggtccGAACTTGACTATGATAGTTTGTTCTTGGTTGCTTCTCATAGCCTTTTCTCTGTATCCTAGTCCTTTGCTctctactccctctataaagaaatataagagcatttagactactattttagtgatctaaatgccctTATATTTGTTTACGGTGGGAGTACTTTCTTGTTCTCCGTAATATATAGGCATTCCCTAAAAAATAATAGTGGAAAAGAAAGTAATGGGACCCTGGCGTTTGAGGAATCAGGATAAAAGATAATCAAGCTGATCCATGGAGGCATCGGTGTTACAGGTTGTGGTTACAGTGGGATGCGAACTAAAAAACAAACTGTTCTGTTGGTCTAGGACCCAGGCACGAGTCACCAACTTTGAAGAAAAGTAAACATGCAGATGTTCTGTTGGTCTAGTACCCAGGCACGAGTCACCAACtttgaagaaaagaaaaaacatgcGGATGTTCTGTTGGTCTAGGACCCAGGCACGAGTCACCAACTTTGAAGAAAATTAAAAACATGCAGATGTTCTGTTGGTCTAGGACCCAGGCACGAGTCACCAACTTTGAAGAAAAGTAAACATGCAGTTTCCTCGGTATCAACCATTCAGTTCCCTCTGCAGCTGGATCGTGATGATGAATGTTCAACCTCCTATTCGGCCTCTCCCCTTCTTGGACTGTTTGGCCTTGGAGAAGGCAACGGAAAAATAATCCCCCATGGTGGATGTACTTGGTTTTTTCTTGTCGTCGCCTATGAACCAAAAGTGAAATTAGTGTATCTTCTTATATTTTACATATAAATGGCTTCACACGGTAGTAATCAAAACTTACATTCGTATGGGCCATCAATTCTCCCGGGATCATCCACCATGTGCAGCAAAGAGTATGTCGTACTGATGTAATTGTTAAAATTAGCTCTCATAAACATAAGCATTTCTTCAGGGTCTATCAATATCTACAAGTAGTAAATGAACGCACCATGAGAGACGGGTCCAGTAATTAAATGCGGCTACAATTACAAGTAAATGCATGCAAACATAGATGGAAAAGAAACTTGAAATATACCTCATCATAATCTTTTGCATGGTGTATGCAATTCCTCGCGAGTCTAATGATTTCTAGATAAATTTTATCACCCCCATACAATTGTGGATCGCCCTGATAGGTATATTCGAAGAGACCATCGAAGACAACGGAATTTGGTGGGAAACTGGACCTGAGATTATTGTGATGGTCATTAGGTCCTCGAGGATTCCGTATCGACCGCTCGTCGTAGAAACCAGGAAACTTTCTGTACAACAGGTTGGCCAACCTAGTTGCTTTTATCGAACTCAGTTTTCCCATAGATGTGTACACCCCATCAAAAGCTGCGATTATATCCACATCCGATCCCAATAACATTGGGTGTCCCACGACAACGTTCTTCCAGCCAGGATTAAAGCTGCATGCAATGCATCCATAAATCAATTACCAACTTAATCAGAGAAACAAGATCGATCGAGTaacactactactagtagtactaaggATGTTAATTAAGGATGCATGCGTGTATATATGTACATCtacatactactactactagtactagttgaAATTAAGATAAGGGTGCATGCATGTACGGAATGGAGTGGAGTAAGTACTCCTCCTATTTATAAACCTTTGGTTACAGATGTTAATTAAGTACCCTACACCTAAGGTCAGATGCATGATCACTACACCTAAGGGCATGGCGTAGAGTAGTTTACTTACCGGGTCACAAGGTGAGATCCGAGAAGCATGTCAAGAGTGAGCCACTCTGCACTGGCATTACCATTGAAATAGTTGTCCATTTTTATGAAGCGTCTGAGATCCATCAGATCTTTCAAGACAACGTGACCAGCAACTTCTCGCCCCACGTTTATAAGCTTCACGGTTTGTCCAGAAAGCACATAGCTTCCCGGATCGGCAAGACCACCATGTGTCACGGATCTAGCTCTCCCATGCTCAAGAAGATCCATCAATGACCTGCAACAATTAAACATCCATCCATGTTACACGACAGATatgttatgcatgcatgcatgtatcttcaatcAATACGTGAAGTGTTACCTTATCTTCTCTACCCAGAATGGATTCAGCCGGTACCTTAACAAATCCCCAAAGAAATTCCCAGCAATGTCTTGCGGTGTGTTGCCTTCGAAAAAGGGGCCATCGAATTGCTCGTACACCACTACGTACCGCCCGAGTTGTTTGCAGTAAGTGCTAAAATAAGCATCTAGCACCAAATCTGATGATTCAGAAAGTTTCGCGGTTTTCTCAACGATTCTTTGCCCAATCTTTCCATCTTCGCGTGTCGCTCCTAAGAGGACCACTGTGACAGGAAGTGGTGACCATCTCCCACCAGAAAAGCCGATCCACATCATGCCTTGAGCTATATTACTATCCTGGACATAGTTGAAGCCATAAGATCTAACGTATCCACCAAACACATCCTCCTGCATGCATCGTCATTACATAAATACTATCGTTAGTACTAATACATGTCCCCGTATTACATTACTATAAAGCGAGAGGTAGAAAATCCATGCATAAGTCTAAAGTTAGAAAGTCTAAAAAGTCAAGATTTAGTAGTACTCCTAGAAAAAGATGCATAGGCAAAACAAATGATAGATCatgcaaaaaaaatcatgtttttaaGGCGTAACATATATCAGTACAGTTTTAAGGGAGcaattaactactccctccgttcctaaatacttgtctttctaggcatttcaacaagtgactacatacggagcaaaatgagtgaatctacactctaaaatatgtctacatacatccgtatgtagtagtcatttaaaatgtctagaaagacaattatttaggaacggagggagtagtcccgATAGAAAAAAAATGTATGCAAAAATACACTAAATCAATCATCTCTCGGGGCTGTTTTGCACACGAAAATCGCCACCGCAAATTAAACAAGATTAACCCACGGTAAATTTAGACGGTGCTTCTAGTAATTGGGAATTGATTCTCGCTACCGGCTGCCACCCTTCCTACTTCCGTCCAGAGGCTCCTGTCGCTAGGCATGGTAAAAGGAGTCATAGCTTATGTGGTAACGAGATTGACACGCATGCACCTTTTCCTCGCTAATGTTGTCAATAACATCAGTAATGGTTCTAACAAAACGTAGTACTTAGTACTGAAGTTGAAACCATTACCGCCTTGTGACTAGTCAA
Above is a window of Triticum dicoccoides isolate Atlit2015 ecotype Zavitan chromosome 5B, WEW_v2.0, whole genome shotgun sequence DNA encoding:
- the LOC119305189 gene encoding uncharacterized protein LOC119305189 isoform X1 is translated as MQGGQFPESSYSVAEKFADETVKLQRIHRQRAHSRGNLEEDVFGGYVRSYGFNYVQDSNIAQGMMWIGFSGGRWSPLPVTVVLLGATREDGKIGQRIVEKTAKLSESSDLVLDAYFSTYCKQLGRYVVVYEQFDGPFFEGNTPQDIAGNFFGDLLRYRLNPFWVEKIRSLMDLLEHGRARSVTHGGLADPGSYVLSGQTVKLINVGREVAGHVVLKDLMDLRRFIKMDNYFNGNASAEWLTLDMLLGSHLVTRFNPGWKNVVVGHPMLLGSDVDIIAAFDGVYTSMGKLSSIKATRLANLLYRKFPGFYDERSIRNPRGPNDHHNNLRSSFPPNSVVFDGLFEYTYQGDPQLYGGDKIYLEIIRLARNCIHHAKDYDEILIDPEEMLMFMRANFNNYISTTYSLLHMVDDPGRIDGPYECDDKKKPSTSTMGDYFSVAFSKAKQSKKGRGRIGG
- the LOC119305189 gene encoding uncharacterized protein LOC119305189 isoform X2, encoding MQGGQFPESSYSVAEKFADETVKLQRIHRQRAHSRGNLEEDVFGGYVRSYGFNYVQDSNIAQGMMWIGFSGGRWSPLPVTVVLLGATREDGKIGQRIVEKTAKLSESSDLVLDAYFSTYCKQLGRYVVVYEQFDGPFFEGNTPQDIAGNFFGDLLRYRLNPFWVEKIRSLMDLLEHGRARSVTHGGLADPGSYVLSGQTVKLINVGREVAGHVVLKDLMDLRRFIKMDNYFNGNASAEWLTLDMLLGSHLVTRFNPGWKNVVVGHPMLLGSDVDIIAAFDGVYTSMGKLSSIKATRLANLLYRKFPGFYDERSIRNPRGPNDHHNNLRSSFPPNSVVFDGLFEYTYQGDPQLYGGDKIYLEIIRLARNCIHHAKDYDEYDILFAAHGG